The following coding sequences are from one Bifidobacterium sp. window:
- a CDS encoding cysteine desulfurase, with translation MSVLDEFESIRQQFPILDQQIHGHPLVYLDSAATSQKPESVIEAESEFYRTINAGVHRGAHELAARSTVAFEESRAKIARLVNANAQEGEEEIVFTAGATASLNLLATAFGNASLGQGGAAAQRFALHAGDEIVVSKAEHHSVLLPFQELAQRTGATLKWFDLDDEGRVLADTASTVITAQTKVVAITHVGNTTGAITNIAPIVKRAHEVGAIVVLDACQSVPHLAVDFHALDVDFAAWSAHKMYGPTGVGFLYGKRELLEALPPANFGGSMVELAFMDKPAQYMAPPARFEAGTQPVAQIVAAGVAADWLMNIGMERVEAHEAMITRELLKLGEVEGVRILGPNSPEQRIGTVAFDVAGVHPHDVGQFIDAQGIAIRVGHHCAQPVHRHFGVFASNRASSAVYNSPQEAQQLVDAVAGVRAFFRVK, from the coding sequence ATGAGTGTATTAGACGAGTTTGAGTCGATAAGACAACAGTTTCCTATCCTCGATCAACAGATACATGGTCACCCTTTAGTCTATTTAGATTCAGCAGCTACGTCTCAAAAGCCTGAGTCTGTTATCGAGGCTGAGTCAGAGTTCTACCGCACCATTAATGCCGGAGTGCATCGTGGTGCGCACGAGCTCGCGGCCAGAAGTACCGTAGCATTTGAAGAATCGCGTGCGAAGATTGCACGTTTGGTTAATGCCAATGCACAGGAAGGTGAAGAGGAAATCGTCTTCACCGCAGGGGCGACTGCATCGCTAAACCTGTTAGCTACTGCTTTTGGTAACGCTTCATTAGGTCAGGGCGGGGCAGCAGCTCAACGTTTTGCTCTCCACGCTGGTGATGAAATCGTGGTCAGTAAAGCTGAGCATCATTCAGTGCTGTTACCTTTCCAAGAGTTAGCTCAGCGCACAGGAGCAACACTGAAGTGGTTTGATTTGGATGATGAAGGACGAGTGCTTGCTGACACTGCATCGACTGTTATCACTGCTCAAACCAAAGTGGTGGCTATAACCCATGTCGGAAACACCACAGGCGCTATCACTAATATTGCCCCGATTGTTAAACGCGCGCACGAAGTCGGAGCGATCGTTGTGTTGGACGCATGCCAATCGGTGCCACATTTAGCTGTGGATTTCCATGCACTCGATGTTGATTTTGCGGCTTGGAGCGCTCATAAAATGTATGGGCCAACAGGAGTTGGTTTCTTGTATGGTAAACGAGAACTACTCGAGGCACTTCCTCCTGCAAACTTCGGCGGGTCCATGGTCGAATTGGCATTTATGGATAAACCTGCCCAATACATGGCACCTCCTGCTCGTTTTGAGGCCGGCACTCAACCAGTAGCACAAATTGTAGCTGCTGGTGTTGCAGCTGACTGGCTGATGAATATTGGCATGGAACGGGTTGAAGCTCATGAGGCAATGATTACACGCGAATTGCTGAAGCTTGGTGAAGTTGAGGGTGTACGTATACTCGGCCCCAATAGTCCAGAACAACGCATTGGTACAGTTGCTTTCGATGTGGCTGGCGTGCATCCTCATGATGTAGGTCAATTCATCGACGCACAGGGGATTGCCATCAGAGTTGGCCATCACTGTGCTCAGCCAGTCCACAGGCATTTTGGTGTTTTTGCTTCAAACAGGGCATCTAGTGCTGTATACAACAGTCCACAAGAGGCTCAGCAGCTTGTGGATGCAGTAGCGGGTGTGCGAGCCTTCTTCCGCGTCAAGTGA
- a CDS encoding metal-sulfur cluster assembly factor — MTHSSLVPEPTGSILDSIESVVGSEDAARKVMANPERAALYNRSADSHSHANDSNCACGGSCGCGGDDDEAQIPIKALDDIGRATAQDVMEALHQVIDPELGIDVIDLGLVYGIEIDEQGRAIITMTLTTPACPLTDMLEDQCASVLAGLVEEFRIDWTWTPRWTMDMISPEGREQLAALGFNFSAMPHT, encoded by the coding sequence ATGACGCACTCAAGCTTGGTTCCTGAGCCTACTGGTTCGATACTTGACTCTATCGAGTCAGTGGTCGGTAGTGAGGACGCTGCACGTAAAGTCATGGCTAATCCAGAACGTGCTGCCTTATACAATCGCTCTGCTGATTCACACTCTCACGCCAATGATTCGAACTGCGCCTGTGGTGGTAGCTGCGGCTGTGGTGGAGATGACGATGAGGCACAGATTCCTATCAAAGCTCTTGATGACATCGGACGGGCAACGGCTCAAGATGTGATGGAGGCTCTCCATCAAGTTATCGATCCTGAACTTGGTATTGATGTGATAGACCTTGGTTTAGTCTATGGCATTGAAATCGACGAGCAGGGTAGAGCAATTATTACGATGACGCTTACCACACCGGCATGCCCGTTGACGGATATGCTTGAGGATCAATGTGCCAGCGTGCTAGCGGGGTTGGTCGAAGAATTTAGAATTGATTGGACATGGACTCCACGCTGGACGATGGACATGATTTCTCCAGAAGGTCGTGAACAGTTGGCTGCTCTCGGGTTTAACTTCAGTGCAATGCCTCACACCTGA
- a CDS encoding uracil-xanthine permease family protein yields MAKSIGWKLHGDGKTLAPGEVVEPDERLTWPRTIGIGAQHVIAMFGATFLVPVITHFDPSTTLFFTAIATALFLLINKNKLPSYLGSSFGFIAPIAAVASANKGLAVASFGILITGVLLAVVGIVVHFAGAKWIDMLMPPIVNGAVVAIIGFNLAPSAWTNFKGAPVTALVTLLAVMLVGVLFKGMIGRLNILIGVLIGYAFAYFRGEVKLAAIEQAAWIGLPKFHLPQADMSILPMFIPVVLVLIAENIGHIKSVSLMTGRNYDKQMGSALFSDGVGTMLAGFGGGSGTTTYAENIGVMAATKVYSTAAYWCAAAFAFILALCPKFGAVINSIPGGVLGGVTTLLYGMIGMLGVRIWVENKVDFGQNINMMVGAVTMIVGIANFTFAIAGISFNGIAIGSVAVLVLYHGLTAIGRATGTIPRENSAIKNGAAENSNSDDLQQ; encoded by the coding sequence ATGGCAAAGTCAATCGGTTGGAAGTTGCACGGTGACGGCAAAACGCTGGCGCCGGGTGAAGTTGTCGAGCCTGACGAACGGCTGACATGGCCGAGAACCATCGGTATTGGTGCTCAGCATGTCATCGCAATGTTTGGTGCTACATTCCTGGTTCCAGTTATCACTCATTTCGACCCTTCTACCACACTCTTTTTCACTGCTATAGCAACCGCATTGTTCCTGTTAATCAACAAAAACAAGTTGCCTAGTTATCTGGGAAGTTCATTTGGATTCATAGCACCCATTGCCGCTGTTGCGAGTGCGAATAAAGGCTTGGCAGTGGCCAGTTTTGGTATTCTCATCACCGGTGTGCTGTTGGCTGTCGTTGGTATTGTCGTTCATTTTGCTGGGGCAAAATGGATTGACATGTTAATGCCACCAATAGTTAACGGAGCTGTTGTGGCCATCATCGGCTTTAACCTTGCACCTTCCGCTTGGACGAACTTCAAAGGTGCACCGGTTACAGCTTTGGTGACATTACTGGCCGTTATGCTGGTCGGCGTGCTGTTCAAAGGCATGATTGGACGTCTGAATATTCTTATTGGCGTGTTAATTGGATATGCATTTGCATATTTCAGAGGCGAAGTTAAGTTAGCTGCTATAGAACAAGCGGCATGGATCGGTTTGCCAAAGTTCCATCTTCCACAAGCTGATATGAGTATATTGCCGATGTTTATTCCAGTAGTGCTCGTCTTAATAGCAGAAAACATTGGACATATTAAGTCTGTCTCACTGATGACTGGACGTAATTATGATAAACAGATGGGCTCTGCACTGTTCTCTGATGGTGTGGGAACTATGCTTGCCGGTTTTGGTGGTGGTTCCGGAACTACCACATACGCTGAAAATATTGGTGTGATGGCTGCAACAAAGGTGTACTCCACAGCTGCCTATTGGTGTGCGGCAGCCTTTGCGTTTATTTTGGCACTGTGCCCTAAATTCGGTGCTGTTATTAATTCGATTCCTGGGGGAGTCCTCGGCGGTGTAACTACACTGCTCTACGGCATGATTGGCATGCTCGGTGTGCGTATCTGGGTTGAGAATAAGGTCGATTTTGGGCAAAACATCAATATGATGGTTGGTGCTGTCACGATGATTGTGGGTATCGCGAATTTCACCTTCGCTATTGCTGGTATCAGCTTCAACGGTATTGCTATTGGCTCGGTTGCTGTTCTTGTGCTGTATCACGGATTGACTGCCATTGGCCGTGCAACAGGTACAATTCCACGTGAGAACAGTGCTATTAAAAACGGTGCTGCTGAAAATAGTAATTCTGACGATTTGCAGCAGTGA
- the sufU gene encoding Fe-S cluster assembly sulfur transfer protein SufU produces the protein MALYGMTDEDLEQMYQEVILDAARDPHGKTDLGVSETESDGSTTLAVAHEYCVPAQSHQFNPTCGDEVTVHVEVSDGTDGNPPRIQRLVWDGQGCSISQASLSVMVDLIEHKTVDEAMKVAQDFHTLMDSRGKGMPEDFDDEALGDAVVFQGVSRYPMRIKCALLGWEGMKASVAQALSALENKPAAVLQTKGR, from the coding sequence ATGGCTTTATATGGCATGACTGATGAGGATCTTGAGCAGATGTACCAGGAGGTTATTCTGGATGCTGCAAGAGATCCTCACGGCAAAACAGATTTAGGCGTATCTGAGACTGAATCGGATGGAAGCACCACACTCGCAGTAGCGCACGAGTATTGTGTCCCAGCGCAATCTCACCAATTTAACCCGACATGCGGTGACGAGGTAACAGTTCACGTTGAAGTTTCTGACGGCACTGACGGCAATCCACCTCGTATCCAGCGTTTAGTATGGGACGGCCAGGGCTGTTCAATTTCACAGGCCAGTCTGTCAGTTATGGTTGATCTGATTGAACATAAAACGGTTGATGAAGCCATGAAAGTAGCCCAAGACTTTCATACACTTATGGATTCTCGTGGCAAAGGAATGCCTGAAGATTTTGATGATGAGGCGCTGGGAGATGCTGTGGTATTTCAGGGCGTCTCGAGGTATCCGATGCGTATAAAATGCGCTTTGCTAGGTTGGGAAGGCATGAAAGCCTCAGTTGCTCAGGCACTGTCTGCGTTGGAGAATAAGCCAGCAGCCGTTTTACAAACGAAGGGACGTTAA
- a CDS encoding TrmH family RNA methyltransferase: protein MRLIHISSIEDTQIAEYTHLTELQLRNRLEPEHGVFIAESPKVITRALNSGVEVKSFLVEEPWLSGMSDTFAFVDAHWGTDIPVYVASPEQLKRITGYRLHRGALSAMKRWTLPTVADLCRNATRIAVMENIVDHTNVGAIMRSAAALDIDAVLLTPSCADPLYRRAARVSMGTVFQVPWTRICPDNSADWPQVGLKELHNLGFTTVAMALQDDSLSMQELVTRLGNSHQDPTHIDKLALIFGTEGDGLSSKTIAQTDLTVKIAMGHGVDSLNVAASSAVAFWATSDIGAQASAPISD from the coding sequence ATGCGACTGATACACATAAGCAGTATTGAAGACACACAAATCGCCGAGTACACCCACTTGACTGAACTTCAATTACGCAATCGACTTGAACCGGAACACGGTGTATTCATTGCCGAATCTCCGAAGGTTATCACTCGCGCTCTCAATTCAGGTGTCGAGGTGAAGTCTTTTCTTGTTGAAGAACCTTGGTTGAGCGGTATGAGCGATACCTTCGCATTCGTAGACGCTCATTGGGGTACTGATATTCCCGTTTATGTAGCTTCCCCTGAACAACTCAAACGTATTACAGGCTACCGTCTGCATCGCGGAGCTCTCAGTGCAATGAAACGGTGGACACTGCCTACTGTTGCAGACTTATGCCGCAATGCAACGCGTATAGCCGTTATGGAAAATATCGTCGATCACACTAACGTGGGCGCAATTATGCGTTCTGCAGCTGCTTTGGATATTGACGCGGTGTTGCTGACACCCTCTTGCGCAGATCCTCTGTACCGTAGAGCAGCCAGGGTGTCAATGGGGACTGTTTTTCAAGTACCATGGACGCGAATTTGTCCAGATAATTCAGCGGATTGGCCGCAAGTCGGCCTTAAAGAATTGCATAATCTTGGCTTTACTACAGTAGCGATGGCTTTACAGGACGATTCACTATCGATGCAAGAATTAGTGACTCGTCTAGGAAACAGTCACCAGGACCCAACGCACATTGACAAGCTCGCTCTGATTTTTGGTACTGAAGGTGACGGACTCTCGTCCAAAACTATTGCTCAAACAGACTTAACGGTCAAAATAGCAATGGGCCACGGCGTGGACAGCCTCAATGTTGCTGCCTCAAGCGCCGTGGCTTTCTGGGCTACCTCAGATATTGGCGCACAAGCATCAGCACCTATATCTGACTGA
- the glgC gene encoding glucose-1-phosphate adenylyltransferase: protein MSKNPKILSIVLAGGEGTRLMPLTRDRAKPAVPFGGVFRLIDFPLSNLVNSAYRQIVVLTQYKSHSLDRHISQMWRFSPMLGSYVSPVPAQQRLGKHWYLGSADAIYQTINIIEDVRPDIVVILGADHVYRMDFEQMVQQHIDSGAEFTVAGIRQPATDAKQFGVIDVDPDHPDMIRSFQEKPDNPSVMPDDPSTILASMGNYVANTKALFEALALDEKASDTKHDMGGDIAPFFAGRHEAGVYDFNKNDVPGSNTKDHAYWRDVGTIKQFYDAHMDLIAYVPEFNLYNTQWPIYTNIGSLPPAKFVHSGQDRLGHATDSIVSPGVIVSGGEVHHSVLSPNVRIHSWAQVVDSILFNGVIVNRRARIYKAIIDKNVILEENATVGIDTQHDIERGFTVTAEGITVVPKGTVVKD, encoded by the coding sequence ATGAGTAAGAATCCTAAGATTCTGTCCATTGTTCTGGCAGGAGGAGAGGGAACCCGGCTAATGCCGCTCACGCGAGACAGAGCAAAACCAGCCGTTCCCTTTGGTGGGGTATTCCGCCTCATTGATTTCCCCTTAAGTAATCTGGTGAACTCTGCTTACCGACAAATCGTGGTATTAACGCAATATAAGTCACACTCTCTTGATCGTCATATATCACAGATGTGGCGTTTTTCACCGATGCTTGGCAGCTATGTCTCCCCTGTTCCAGCTCAGCAGCGTCTCGGTAAGCATTGGTATTTAGGCTCTGCTGACGCTATTTACCAGACCATCAATATCATCGAAGATGTCCGTCCAGACATTGTCGTTATTCTTGGCGCTGATCACGTCTACCGCATGGATTTTGAACAGATGGTTCAGCAGCATATCGATTCTGGAGCAGAATTTACCGTTGCAGGAATAAGACAGCCCGCTACAGATGCTAAACAATTTGGTGTTATAGATGTAGACCCTGATCACCCTGACATGATCCGCAGCTTCCAAGAAAAGCCGGATAACCCTTCTGTGATGCCGGATGACCCCAGCACGATTCTGGCCTCGATGGGCAATTATGTTGCCAATACCAAAGCCTTATTCGAGGCATTAGCTCTCGACGAAAAAGCTTCGGACACGAAACACGATATGGGCGGCGATATTGCGCCATTCTTTGCTGGGCGACATGAAGCTGGCGTCTATGATTTCAACAAGAATGACGTACCTGGCTCAAATACCAAAGATCATGCATATTGGCGAGATGTGGGAACCATCAAACAGTTCTACGACGCACACATGGATCTCATTGCCTACGTACCAGAATTTAATCTCTACAACACACAATGGCCTATTTACACCAACATCGGTTCACTGCCTCCTGCGAAGTTCGTTCACTCAGGACAAGACAGGCTTGGCCACGCTACTGATTCAATAGTTTCACCAGGCGTTATCGTTTCCGGTGGTGAGGTTCATCACTCGGTGTTATCTCCGAATGTACGAATCCATTCTTGGGCACAGGTTGTCGACTCAATTCTATTCAACGGCGTGATTGTTAATCGACGTGCACGCATCTATAAAGCAATAATCGACAAGAATGTGATTCTTGAAGAGAATGCAACAGTCGGCATTGACACTCAACACGATATCGAACGCGGTTTTACTGTAACTGCGGAGGGAATAACCGTGGTGCCAAAGGGCACAGTAGTTAAAGATTGA
- the sufC gene encoding Fe-S cluster assembly ATPase SufC yields the protein MATLEIKDLYASVETKEGKKQILKGVNLTVNSNETHAIMGPNGSGKSTLAYTLAGHPKYEVDSGVALLDGEDILKMTPDERAKAGLFLAMQYPVEVPGVSMTNFLRTAKTEIDGKAPAIRQWTKDLSGAMKKLRMDPKFAQRSVNEGFSGGEKKRAEVLQLELLKPKFAVLDETDSGLDVDALRIVSEGVNRAKENSGLGILMVTHYTRILRYIKPDIVHVFADGHFVKTGGPELADELEESGYDRYLPEGANSESALA from the coding sequence ATGGCAACGCTGGAAATCAAGGATCTGTATGCTTCTGTCGAGACCAAGGAAGGTAAGAAACAGATTCTCAAGGGTGTAAACCTGACAGTAAACTCAAATGAGACGCATGCCATCATGGGACCTAACGGTTCAGGTAAATCGACCTTGGCTTATACACTCGCAGGTCATCCAAAATATGAGGTTGATTCTGGAGTAGCCCTTCTTGATGGTGAAGATATCCTCAAGATGACACCAGATGAGCGAGCCAAGGCGGGGCTGTTTTTGGCAATGCAGTATCCAGTAGAAGTTCCTGGTGTATCGATGACTAATTTCTTAAGAACTGCTAAAACTGAAATTGATGGTAAGGCACCAGCGATTCGACAATGGACTAAAGATCTTTCAGGCGCTATGAAGAAGTTACGAATGGATCCTAAGTTTGCTCAACGTTCGGTTAATGAGGGCTTCTCAGGCGGTGAGAAAAAGCGTGCTGAGGTATTGCAACTCGAGTTGTTGAAGCCGAAGTTTGCTGTTCTCGATGAAACTGATTCGGGCTTGGACGTTGACGCTCTGCGCATCGTGTCTGAGGGTGTGAATCGTGCTAAAGAGAATTCCGGATTAGGTATCCTCATGGTTACGCATTACACACGTATTCTCAGATACATCAAACCTGATATCGTTCATGTGTTTGCTGACGGTCATTTTGTGAAAACGGGTGGACCTGAACTTGCGGATGAGCTTGAAGAATCAGGATATGACCGCTACCTGCCTGAAGGCGCAAACTCGGAATCAGCGCTGGCCTGA
- the sufB gene encoding Fe-S cluster assembly protein SufB, protein MGGRELTDPERNVDASQDVEMSQYVADRAHVNEDKIKQDDQLIAEFGEYGYGWHDTDSAGEAAKKGISEDVVRAISADKGEPEWMLDIRLQGYQSFLDKPMPDWGVDLSGFDANDFKYYVKPLDKQAKTWEELPDDIRNTYDRLGIPEAEKNRLVSGVAAQYESEVIYNSIREDLKEQGVIFLDTDTAVKECPELVKKYFGKVIPPDDNKFGALNTAAWSGGSFVYVPKGVHVDIPLQAYFRINTPNMGQFERTLIIADEGSYVHYVEGCTAPIYSTDSLHAAIVEIFVEPHARVRYTTVQNWSNNVYNLVTQRAYVREGGTMEWVDGNIGSKATMKYPACILAEPYAKGETMSLGFAGQGQYQDTGAKMIHLAPHTSSTIVAKSISRGGGRSAYRGLVKILKGAEGSSSSVVCDALLVDEYSRSDTYPHVDVREDDVSMAHEATVSKVSEDQLFYLMSRGLEEKEAMAMIVRGFVEPISRQLPMEYALELNRLVELQMEGSVG, encoded by the coding sequence ATGGGAGGACGCGAATTGACCGATCCTGAACGGAACGTGGATGCGTCACAGGACGTGGAGATGAGTCAGTACGTTGCTGACCGCGCACACGTAAATGAAGACAAGATAAAGCAGGATGACCAACTCATTGCTGAATTTGGTGAGTATGGTTATGGCTGGCATGATACCGATAGCGCAGGCGAAGCAGCTAAAAAAGGTATCAGCGAGGATGTAGTCCGGGCAATATCCGCAGATAAAGGTGAGCCTGAATGGATGCTTGACATTCGACTTCAGGGCTACCAGTCATTTCTTGACAAGCCCATGCCTGATTGGGGCGTTGATCTCAGCGGCTTCGATGCTAATGATTTTAAGTATTATGTGAAGCCTCTGGATAAACAGGCTAAAACTTGGGAAGAGCTGCCTGACGATATCCGCAACACGTATGACAGGCTGGGAATCCCAGAGGCTGAGAAGAATCGTCTAGTGTCTGGTGTGGCAGCACAATATGAATCTGAAGTTATTTATAACTCGATTCGCGAAGACTTGAAGGAACAGGGAGTGATCTTCCTCGACACCGATACGGCTGTCAAGGAATGCCCTGAACTCGTTAAAAAATACTTCGGTAAGGTGATTCCACCAGATGACAATAAATTTGGTGCTCTCAATACTGCAGCATGGTCAGGTGGATCATTCGTCTATGTGCCCAAGGGAGTTCATGTCGATATCCCGCTACAGGCTTACTTCCGTATCAACACCCCAAATATGGGTCAGTTCGAACGAACTCTCATAATTGCCGATGAGGGTTCATACGTGCACTATGTTGAGGGTTGCACAGCGCCGATTTATTCTACAGATTCTTTGCACGCAGCCATTGTAGAAATCTTTGTAGAGCCACATGCTCGAGTGCGATACACTACGGTGCAGAATTGGTCTAATAACGTCTACAACCTGGTAACGCAACGTGCGTACGTCCGTGAGGGCGGCACGATGGAATGGGTTGACGGCAATATCGGTTCTAAGGCCACGATGAAGTATCCGGCTTGTATCCTTGCGGAGCCATATGCCAAGGGTGAGACGATGTCTCTTGGTTTCGCAGGGCAAGGGCAGTATCAAGATACTGGAGCCAAGATGATTCATTTGGCGCCTCATACCAGTTCGACTATCGTAGCTAAATCAATTTCTCGAGGTGGTGGTCGATCTGCGTATCGTGGTTTGGTAAAGATACTCAAAGGCGCTGAAGGTTCGAGCTCCTCTGTGGTCTGCGATGCACTATTGGTCGATGAATATTCACGTTCAGATACATATCCGCATGTTGATGTACGCGAAGATGACGTTTCTATGGCGCATGAGGCCACTGTTTCCAAGGTTTCCGAAGATCAACTCTTCTATCTTATGAGTAGAGGTCTTGAAGAGAAGGAAGCCATGGCAATGATTGTTCGCGGATTTGTTGAGCCAATTTCGCGTCAGTTGCCAATGGAATATGCACTTGAGCTGAACCGTTTGGTGGAATTGCAGATGGAGGGGTCGGTAGGCTGA
- a CDS encoding 16S rRNA (uracil(1498)-N(3))-methyltransferase: protein MTEALFLFDPTSDDAPIQTDELHSGWNIALPQSVRKHAIQVMRLGRGDDLELSDGKGLRIQARIEDAESGLVKILSVGRQDKPVMRLALIQALAKGGHDEQAIDMATQIGVDVVIPWQSSRSIARWKDGRTDRKWFQTLQSATEQSRRSWLPELCDHVSDKQIVAICQRANVHGDLVIVLHQDATDTWSQIETAVDDMAAKCLADARPRTISVIVGPEGGISDEEIEMFRSAGAKCCVLGTNILRASCAGVVALSLLSRTLGRWS, encoded by the coding sequence ATGACTGAAGCGCTGTTTCTTTTCGACCCAACTAGTGATGATGCACCAATTCAGACCGATGAGTTGCACTCAGGATGGAATATCGCACTTCCTCAGAGTGTGCGTAAGCATGCTATCCAGGTTATGAGGCTGGGACGTGGCGATGACCTGGAATTATCAGATGGGAAAGGATTGCGGATTCAGGCAAGAATCGAGGATGCGGAATCAGGTTTGGTGAAGATCCTCTCTGTCGGCAGACAAGACAAGCCAGTTATGAGACTCGCATTAATCCAGGCTTTAGCTAAAGGTGGGCATGATGAACAGGCCATAGATATGGCCACACAGATTGGTGTCGATGTTGTCATTCCTTGGCAGAGTTCCCGTTCAATCGCTCGTTGGAAAGATGGTCGCACAGATCGCAAATGGTTCCAAACTTTGCAATCAGCTACTGAACAGTCGCGTCGATCATGGCTTCCTGAACTGTGCGACCATGTTAGTGACAAACAGATTGTGGCAATATGTCAGCGGGCAAATGTGCATGGTGATTTGGTGATTGTCTTGCACCAAGATGCTACCGATACTTGGTCTCAAATCGAAACAGCTGTGGATGATATGGCTGCCAAATGTCTAGCCGATGCCCGTCCCCGCACAATATCGGTGATTGTGGGACCTGAAGGTGGTATTAGTGACGAAGAAATCGAGATGTTCCGTTCCGCAGGAGCAAAGTGCTGCGTATTAGGCACAAATATTCTTAGAGCTTCTTGTGCTGGGGTTGTTGCATTGTCTCTGCTATCTCGAACGCTTGGTAGATGGTCGTGA
- the sufD gene encoding Fe-S cluster assembly protein SufD yields MSESERITEHEVTMPQANPHDPYAIPALMPSSADRSPRSFSPDTYKIPTRRQNDWRFTPVDRIQEFFQVFEPSGKTSVAVSSIDGTPLDDSVVRVSRVSKDTAPSGTISMPNDRVSSVEWASAQEAVVIDVRKDTQSPVLVTVTGGGLELDALHLVIAVADRVHADVVVEHQGQAKLAEGVEITTGEQSHVSTTFVQEWTHDSKHVGNQRIHVGKEASLRHSVVTLSGDVIRLRMDQDFGGPQGDLNMLGIYFVDPGEHMEHRTMVVHNHPECKSRVVYKGALEGKGAHSTWVGNAMILPSAPGTDSYELNRNLVLTPGAVADSEPNLEIENGNIIGAGHASSVGRFDDEELFYLQSRGITSTEARKLVVRGFFGELIEEIGIPSISGHLMSTIDRRLAKGESEDMQHVLEEN; encoded by the coding sequence ATGAGTGAATCGGAACGTATTACAGAACATGAAGTGACGATGCCACAGGCAAATCCTCACGATCCCTACGCCATTCCAGCGTTGATGCCGTCGAGTGCAGATAGATCACCTCGTTCGTTCTCACCAGACACTTACAAGATTCCTACGCGCAGACAGAATGATTGGCGTTTTACGCCGGTTGATCGTATCCAGGAATTCTTTCAGGTATTTGAACCGTCAGGTAAGACCTCAGTAGCAGTGAGTTCTATTGATGGAACACCACTTGATGATTCCGTGGTTCGCGTGAGTCGAGTGTCTAAAGACACAGCTCCGAGTGGCACTATTTCTATGCCTAACGATCGTGTGTCATCAGTCGAATGGGCTAGCGCACAAGAAGCAGTGGTGATTGATGTTCGTAAAGACACTCAATCGCCAGTGTTGGTGACGGTAACAGGCGGTGGACTTGAGCTTGACGCGCTGCATTTGGTGATCGCAGTCGCTGATCGAGTTCATGCTGATGTTGTGGTTGAGCATCAAGGGCAAGCCAAACTCGCAGAAGGTGTAGAAATCACTACTGGTGAGCAATCTCATGTGAGCACCACATTCGTGCAGGAATGGACACACGACTCCAAACATGTCGGCAATCAACGTATCCACGTTGGCAAAGAAGCATCTCTGCGCCATTCAGTGGTCACACTTAGCGGTGATGTGATTCGACTCCGTATGGATCAAGATTTTGGCGGACCACAAGGTGATCTCAACATGTTGGGCATCTATTTTGTTGATCCTGGTGAACACATGGAGCATCGCACGATGGTGGTACATAACCATCCTGAATGCAAATCCCGAGTGGTATATAAGGGTGCTCTTGAAGGTAAGGGGGCTCATTCGACGTGGGTTGGTAATGCTATGATTTTGCCTTCTGCTCCAGGGACCGACTCATATGAGCTCAATAGAAACCTAGTGCTAACACCAGGTGCTGTTGCAGATTCTGAGCCAAATCTTGAAATTGAGAATGGCAACATTATCGGTGCTGGACATGCAAGCTCGGTTGGTCGCTTTGATGACGAGGAGCTGTTTTACCTACAGTCTCGTGGTATTACCTCTACCGAGGCACGCAAGCTAGTAGTTAGAGGTTTCTTCGGAGAGTTGATTGAAGAAATTGGCATCCCCTCGATTTCTGGTCATTTGATGAGCACAATCGATCGCAGACTCGCCAAGGGAGAGTCAGAGGATATGCAACACGTTTTGGAGGAAAACTGA
- a CDS encoding histidine triad nucleotide-binding protein — protein sequence MSDGEDCLFCSIIKGDIPSTKVFEDERVFAFEDIAPKAKVHVLIVPKKHVASVAELADSDSQTLAHIVDVAKNIAQERYNGSFRLVFNTGRDAGQTVFHAHAHVLTGEVLDE from the coding sequence GTGAGCGATGGTGAAGACTGCTTGTTTTGCAGCATTATCAAAGGGGATATCCCGAGCACCAAGGTTTTTGAAGATGAGCGTGTTTTTGCTTTCGAGGATATAGCTCCGAAAGCTAAAGTTCACGTACTGATAGTGCCCAAAAAACATGTTGCTTCTGTTGCTGAATTGGCAGATTCAGACTCTCAAACCTTGGCACACATCGTCGATGTTGCTAAAAACATTGCGCAGGAACGTTACAACGGTTCGTTTAGATTAGTTTTTAATACTGGACGTGATGCCGGTCAGACAGTGTTCCACGCTCACGCTCATGTGCTCACCGGCGAAGTGTTGGACGAGTAG